Proteins from a genomic interval of Pogoniulus pusillus isolate bPogPus1 chromosome 30, bPogPus1.pri, whole genome shotgun sequence:
- the PLA2G3 gene encoding LOW QUALITY PROTEIN: group 3 secretory phospholipase A2 (The sequence of the model RefSeq protein was modified relative to this genomic sequence to represent the inferred CDS: deleted 1 base in 1 codon): MWARAVLACAALCACARAWPGGAVCARGAAGPGGARYLAFLGSGTEPGPAALVESAWGRPGRLRACWVRRDPRLARAFRAACARRPPAAPGAALRRDLAALWRHRAACADPAPTGKRRRRGWTLPGTLWCGLGDSAGNSSELGLFRGPDRCCREHDLCSAQIAALQFSYGIRNYRLHTVSHCDCDARFRQCLLALNDTVSNFIGVTFFNLLEVPCFVLEESEECVQWHWWGGCARYGVVPLARMVQQSQYQYSLPAEETGSPAVRPAAEGRKGSRAGRKRLRQGLEQSPRLRQAQRPVTAQHLQGPQPLSPAATGDKAEPTTRHPAAGVGLEPGPPTAVTVLEQDLAGGRQALIGAQPRTAGSAQPPCAARSRHDSPASSLATQQCRATSVPALEGRRQRGAGRACRCYKRLERCEHQVAAQGVKYQLHNVGTRTAFHCNCTRRLARFLRRARELSAAEVAVLADRIAMDCFVLEPPTDCSPGEGAQHNCTAAARAVLVPAQHLRKALRHWAPLHGTSKARHPDWKTQYSGGTLYEQCLQLALEQKPGTWHHAVPR; the protein is encoded by the exons atgTGGGCGCGCGCGGTGCTGGCGTGCGCGGCCCTGTGCGCGTGCGCGCGCGCCTGGCCCGGGGGTGCGGTGTGCGCGCGGGGCGCGGCGGGGCCCGGCGGCGCGCGCTACCTGGCCTTCCTCGGCAGCGGCACCGAGCCCGGCCCGGCCGCGCTGGTGGAGAGCGCCTGGGGCCGGCCG GGCCGCCTCCGCGCCTGCTGGGTGCGCCGCGACCCGCGCCTGGCTCGCGCCTTCCGCGCCGCCTgcgcccgccgcccgcccgccgccccCGGTGCCGCGCTGCGGCGGGACCTGGCTGCGCTCTGGCGGCACCGCGCCGCCTGCGCCGACCCCGCGCCGACGGGAAAGCGGCGCCGGCGGGGCTGGACGCTGCCCGGCACGCTGTGGTGCGGGCTCGGTGACTCGGCAGGGAACAGCAGCGAGCTGG GTCTCTTCCGCGGGCCCGACCGGTGCTGCCGGGAGCACGACCTGTGCTCGGCGCAGATCGCGGCGCTGCAGTTCAGCTACGGCATCCGCAACTACCGCCTGCATACCGTCTCGCACTGCGACTGCGACGCCAG GTTCCGGCAGTGCCTGCTGGCCCTCAATGACACCGTCTCCAACTTCATCGGCGTCACCTTCTTCAACCTGCTGGAGGTGCCCTGctttgtgctggaggagagcgAAGAGTGCGTCCAGTGGCACTGGTGGGGAGG GTGTGCGCGGTACGGAGTAGTGCCCCTGGCCAGGATGGTGCAGCAGAGTCAGTACCAGTACAGCCTGCCTGCGGAGGAGACCGGCAGCCCTGCCGTGCGGCCCGCGGCCGAGGGAAGGAAGGGCTCTAGGGCAGGGCGCAAGCGGCTCCGACAAGGACTGGAACAAAGCCCGAGGCTCCGACAGGCGCAGAGACCTGTGACAGCACAGCACTTGCAGGGCCCACAGCCCCTGTCCCCTGCAGCCACAGGGGACAAGGCTGAGCCCACGACCAGGCACCCGGCAGCAGGTGTGGGGTTGGAGCCCGGCCCCCCAACAGCGGTGACTGTGTTGGAGCAGGACCTCGCTGGAGGAAGGCAAGCGTTAATAGGAGCGCAGCCGCGGACTGCGGGCtcggcacagcctccctgcgcCGCCCGCTCCCGCCACGACAGCCCCGCATCCAGCTTGGCCAcgcagcagtgcagagccaccTCGGTGCCTGCCCTGGAGGGGCGCCGGCAGCGGG GGGCGGGCAGAGCGTGCAGGTGTTACAAGCGCCTGGAGAGGTGCGAGCACCAGGTCGCAGCCCAGGGGGTGAAGTACCAGCTGCACAACGTGGGCACCCGCACCGCCTTCCACTGCAACTGCACTCGCAG GCTGGCACGGTTCCTGCGCAGGGCGAGGGAGCTCAGCGCCGCCGaggtggctgtgctggctgacCGCATCGCCATGGACTGCTTTGTTCTGGAGCCACCCACCGACTGCAGCCCGGGCGAAGGGGCACAGCACAA CTGTACGGCAGCAGCCCGGGCGGTCCTTGTACCTGCACAGCACCTCAGAAAGGCCCTAAGGCACTGGGCTCCCCTGCATGGCACCTCCAAGGCCAGGCATCCCGACTGGAAGACACAGTACAGTGGAGGCACCCTCTATGAGCAATGCTTGCAGCTGGCCTTGGAGCAGAAGCCGGGTACTTGGCACCATGCGGTGCCTCGATga